The following DNA comes from bacterium.
TAAAAGCTCCTTCGATAACCGGATTGCCAAACACATAACCAGGTCGAATTATATTAATTCTCATGTCCGATTGGTATGATTGAGCGATAAGGAAGTTTTCACTTGCAGTTTTTGTGGCACCATAAAATGTTGCAGGACGTTGTTTCGTTTGTGAAGTAATGAGCGAGACATTCACATCTCCAGTAACTTTATTGCTCGAGTAAGAACTGTCGTTTGCAGCTGTAGATGATGTGTAAATGAAATGTTTTACTTTTGCATTTTTCGCATAATCAGAGAGTTGAACGGTTGGCAGGGTATCATTAATTAACACTTCGCTTCCAGAAGAATTCCTATAATTCAAAGCAATATGAACGCAGGCATCATGACCACATACTAATCTTTCAATTAGTTTTGCGTCTGTAATGTCTCCCTCCACAATTTCTATGTT
Coding sequences within:
- a CDS encoding NAD(P)-dependent oxidoreductase, which translates into the protein MNIFITGGTGFIGSHVAMAFVDQGHKITMLARNPNKVPKFAEISNIEIVEGDITDAKLIERLVCGHDACVHIALNYRNSSGSEVLINDTLPTVQLSDYAKNAKVKHFIYTSSTAANDSSYSSNKVTGDVNVSLITSQTKQRPATFYGATKTASENFLIAQSYQSDMRINIIRPGYVFGNPVIEGAF